One Oryzomonas sagensis DNA segment encodes these proteins:
- a CDS encoding nucleotide sugar dehydrogenase — METRIVSVIGLGYVGLPVAVAFGKQRKTIGFDINPIRIQELKTGYDRTAEVTSEELLSSNILFTDSINELSQADFHIVAVPTPVDEANQPDLTPMLKASETVGKALKRGDIVVYESTVYPGVTEDECVPVLERLSGLVCGKDFTVGYSPERINPGDKEHTFTKIKKIVSGQDAKTLEIVAQVYESVVLAGVHRAPSIMVAEAAKVIENTQRDLNIALMNELAIIFDHMGIDTHDVLEAAGTKWNFLPFKPGLVGGHCIGVDPYYLTHKAEKMGYIPQVILAGRRINDGMGKFIAQRTVKEMIRAGHNVLGATVTVLGLTFKEDCPDLRNSKVIDIINELQDYGIAVQVCDPLADPSEALHEYDVKLIPYNELKPAASLIIAVAHHEYLNLTPHELLHLAPSQPVICDVKNIYDRHALEQAGMTVWRL; from the coding sequence ATGGAAACAAGAATAGTATCAGTTATTGGTCTGGGATATGTTGGCTTACCAGTTGCAGTTGCTTTTGGGAAACAGCGCAAGACAATCGGTTTTGACATCAACCCAATCAGAATCCAGGAGTTGAAAACTGGCTATGACCGCACTGCCGAGGTAACTTCAGAAGAACTTCTCTCCTCGAATATCCTTTTTACCGACAGTATTAATGAGCTTAGCCAAGCAGACTTTCATATCGTTGCCGTTCCTACGCCTGTGGATGAGGCGAACCAGCCTGACCTGACCCCCATGCTCAAAGCCTCGGAGACTGTCGGCAAAGCACTTAAACGGGGGGATATTGTTGTCTATGAGTCGACCGTTTATCCTGGAGTTACCGAGGATGAATGTGTTCCGGTATTGGAAAGGTTATCCGGGCTCGTATGTGGAAAGGATTTCACCGTAGGGTATAGTCCAGAAAGAATCAACCCCGGTGATAAGGAGCACACCTTTACGAAGATCAAGAAAATTGTCTCCGGCCAGGATGCGAAAACACTTGAAATTGTGGCGCAGGTCTATGAATCTGTCGTGCTTGCTGGTGTGCACAGGGCACCAAGTATAATGGTTGCAGAGGCGGCAAAGGTTATCGAAAACACCCAGCGCGACCTGAATATTGCCTTGATGAATGAACTGGCCATTATTTTTGACCATATGGGTATCGACACTCACGATGTTCTTGAGGCAGCCGGGACAAAGTGGAATTTTCTGCCGTTCAAACCAGGTCTAGTAGGTGGGCATTGCATCGGCGTCGATCCTTATTATCTTACACACAAAGCAGAAAAGATGGGCTATATTCCGCAGGTTATCCTTGCCGGCAGGAGGATCAATGACGGCATGGGCAAGTTTATTGCCCAGCGCACTGTTAAGGAGATGATTCGCGCCGGACATAACGTGTTGGGGGCAACAGTTACGGTGCTGGGACTGACTTTCAAGGAGGACTGCCCGGATCTGCGTAATTCCAAGGTGATTGATATTATAAATGAGCTTCAGGACTATGGTATTGCTGTCCAGGTATGCGATCCGTTGGCTGACCCCTCGGAGGCACTACACGAATATGATGTAAAGCTCATACCTTATAATGAACTTAAACCCGCTGCTTCCCTAATTATTGCCGTAGCGCACCATGAATACCTCAACCTTACCCCTCATGAGTTATTGCATCTCGCTCCATCACAACCAGTTATTTGTGATGTGAAAAACATCTATGACCGTCATGCCCTCGAACAGGCAGG
- a CDS encoding GDP-mannose 4,6-dehydratase, whose product MNSDRATGWGVIRIDPKYFRPAEVDLLLGAPSKAKCQLGWEQKTSFDQLVNMMVDGDLQQAEREMRANG is encoded by the coding sequence CTGAACAGCGACCGCGCCACCGGCTGGGGTGTCATCCGGATCGATCCCAAATACTTCCGGCCGGCCGAGGTCGACCTGCTGCTGGGCGCCCCTTCCAAGGCGAAATGCCAGTTGGGTTGGGAGCAGAAAACGAGCTTCGATCAACTCGTGAACATGATGGTGGATGGCGATTTGCAGCAGGCGGAGCGGGAAATGCGGGCCAACGGTTAA
- a CDS encoding NAD-dependent epimerase encodes MSKILVTGAAGFIGFHLSKRLLARSDEVVGLDNLNDYYDVRLKHDRLKQLEEQPGFRFVKTSLEDREAIARLFSDERFDKVVNLAAQAGVRYSLQNPHAYIDSNIVGFMNILEGCRHNDVKHLVYASSSSVYGANTLMPFSVHHNVDHPVSLYAATKKANELMAHTYSSLYHLPATGLRFFTVYGPWGRPDMALFLFTKAILAGKPINVFNQGKMQRDFTYIDDIVEGVMRVTDTIPVPSLSWNGDQPDPGTSYAPYRLYNIGNNSPVELMRFIEVLEDRLGKKAEKNLLPIQAGDVPATYADVDDLMRDVGFKPATSIEEGIGRFVEWYRGYYCI; translated from the coding sequence ATGTCCAAGATTCTCGTAACCGGCGCTGCCGGGTTTATCGGCTTTCATCTTAGCAAGCGCCTGCTGGCCAGGAGCGACGAGGTCGTTGGCCTCGACAACCTCAACGATTATTACGACGTCCGGCTCAAACATGACCGGCTCAAGCAACTGGAGGAACAACCCGGCTTCCGGTTCGTCAAGACCTCCCTCGAAGACCGGGAGGCTATTGCCCGCCTCTTTTCCGACGAACGGTTCGACAAGGTTGTAAACCTGGCCGCCCAGGCCGGGGTACGGTACTCCCTCCAAAATCCCCACGCCTATATCGACAGCAACATCGTCGGCTTCATGAACATCCTGGAAGGGTGCCGCCACAACGACGTCAAACACCTCGTCTACGCCTCGTCCAGCTCGGTCTACGGCGCCAACACCCTGATGCCCTTCTCCGTGCACCACAACGTGGACCATCCGGTTTCCCTGTACGCCGCCACCAAAAAAGCCAACGAGCTGATGGCCCACACCTATTCCAGCCTGTACCACCTCCCCGCCACCGGCCTGCGCTTCTTTACCGTCTATGGCCCCTGGGGGCGGCCGGATATGGCGCTGTTCCTCTTCACCAAGGCAATCCTGGCGGGCAAACCGATCAATGTCTTCAACCAGGGCAAGATGCAGCGGGACTTCACCTACATCGACGATATCGTGGAAGGCGTGATGCGGGTCACAGATACCATACCGGTTCCAAGCTTATCATGGAATGGCGACCAGCCCGACCCCGGCACAAGTTATGCGCCGTACCGTCTTTACAACATCGGCAACAACAGCCCGGTGGAGCTCATGCGCTTTATCGAGGTACTTGAAGACCGCCTCGGTAAAAAGGCGGAAAAGAACCTGCTGCCTATCCAGGCCGGGGACGTGCCGGCGACCTATGCCGATGTGGATGATTTGATGAGGGATGTGGGGTTCAAGCCGGCAACCTCCATTGAGGAGGGGATTGGGCGGTTTGTGGAGTGGTATCGCGGGTATTATTGTATTTGA